One stretch of Roseimicrobium sp. ORNL1 DNA includes these proteins:
- the sufT gene encoding putative Fe-S cluster assembly protein SufT, translating to MHSDTTLTRAVEAIQIPSGDIVTLPEGTRVIITQALGGTYTVATDHGLARIQSKDVDALGIDPEEEKKAEAHTSSNIPDDASDLEVQVWHQLRNVYDPEIPVNIVDLGLVYGCEVQQDGEGKHKAVVKMTLTAPGCGMGPTIAADAQSRIMTIEDMDDAAVELVWEPAWNQSMISEEGKMKLGMI from the coding sequence ATGCATTCCGACACCACTCTCACTCGCGCCGTAGAAGCCATCCAGATTCCCAGCGGCGACATCGTCACGCTGCCGGAGGGCACGCGTGTGATCATCACGCAGGCACTCGGCGGCACGTACACGGTGGCCACGGATCATGGTCTGGCCCGCATCCAGTCGAAGGATGTGGATGCCTTGGGCATCGACCCCGAGGAGGAGAAGAAGGCGGAGGCGCACACCTCCTCGAACATCCCTGATGACGCCAGCGACCTGGAAGTGCAGGTGTGGCACCAGCTGCGCAATGTGTATGATCCAGAGATTCCCGTGAACATCGTGGACCTCGGCCTCGTGTACGGCTGCGAAGTGCAGCAGGACGGCGAGGGCAAGCACAAAGCCGTGGTGAAGATGACCCTCACCGCGCCCGGCTGCGGCATGGGGCCGACGATTGCGGCGGATGCGCAGTCCCGCATCATGACGATCGAAGACATGGATGACGCTGCTGTGGAACTGGTCTGGGAACCCGCGTGGAACCAGAGCATGATCAGCGAAGAGGGGAAGATGAAGCTGGGGATGATCTGA
- a CDS encoding tetratricopeptide repeat protein, with protein MSKRVFVIALCLALTSLAGQLSADVPSELVKMANAGDAEAMFQVGSTALLEQDYGTSFTWLTKGAEQKHPASLGGLGFLYFNGFGCEKDPAKARQLYEKSAALGAHQGMNNLAHLYRYGLAGLEKDLPRAVQLLEKAAELGNPKAVNTLKELYMGTELGPPDTAKTLHWLKYGAERDNPGCTCDLGYAYQHGIGVEKDPARALELYKKAIALGSTGAVSNLGMLYLTGQGVERDYGAALTLFSKAAEKNDIGGLINLAVMRYQGLGCERDVPGAFALLEKAKALGNPQAGQILEAWKKKEQGG; from the coding sequence ATGAGTAAGAGAGTATTTGTCATCGCCTTGTGCCTCGCCCTGACGAGCCTTGCGGGCCAGCTTTCCGCGGATGTCCCCTCGGAACTGGTGAAGATGGCGAACGCGGGCGATGCCGAGGCCATGTTTCAGGTGGGCTCCACGGCGCTGCTGGAGCAGGACTATGGCACCTCCTTCACCTGGCTCACGAAAGGGGCTGAACAGAAGCACCCTGCCTCTCTCGGTGGACTGGGGTTTCTCTACTTTAATGGATTCGGGTGTGAGAAGGATCCTGCCAAGGCGCGCCAGCTGTATGAGAAGTCCGCTGCTCTGGGCGCGCACCAGGGGATGAACAATCTGGCGCACCTCTACCGGTATGGTCTCGCGGGATTGGAGAAGGACCTGCCGCGCGCGGTGCAGTTGCTGGAGAAGGCAGCGGAGCTGGGGAATCCGAAGGCCGTGAATACGCTCAAGGAGCTGTACATGGGCACAGAACTTGGCCCTCCAGACACGGCGAAGACTCTGCACTGGCTGAAGTACGGCGCGGAGCGCGACAATCCGGGGTGCACTTGTGACCTCGGCTACGCGTATCAGCACGGTATTGGCGTGGAGAAGGACCCCGCGAGGGCGCTTGAGCTTTACAAGAAGGCGATTGCCTTGGGTTCCACCGGAGCCGTGTCCAACCTCGGCATGCTCTACCTCACCGGACAGGGCGTGGAACGGGACTATGGAGCTGCGTTGACACTGTTCAGCAAAGCGGCGGAGAAGAACGATATCGGTGGTCTCATCAATCTGGCCGTGATGCGCTATCAGGGCCTCGGCTGTGAGCGTGATGTGCCGGGTGCCTTTGCCCTGCTGGAGAAGGCGAAGGCGCTGGGAAATCCACAGGCTGGCCAGATACTGGAGGCGTGGAAGAAGAAGGAGCAGGGAGGCTAA
- a CDS encoding rhodanese-like domain-containing protein: protein MTATATADTLPPLSGDTLMGELLRLYPGAQRALFAKYHIGGCRSCGFQPTETLAQVCERNENIPVAEAVEHIQESHQADASIQISPVDFAKLRTERSDVKVLDVRTREEHEAVAIPGAELVTQELVQEVFTSWDKNAPLIIYDHTGDRSLDATAYFLGHGFAEAKSLTGGIDAYSVEVDPSLPRYRVEIE from the coding sequence ATGACCGCCACTGCCACCGCCGATACCCTTCCGCCGCTCTCGGGCGACACCCTCATGGGAGAGCTCCTCCGGCTCTATCCCGGGGCCCAGCGTGCCCTCTTTGCCAAGTATCACATCGGCGGCTGCCGGAGCTGTGGCTTCCAGCCCACGGAGACGCTGGCCCAGGTGTGTGAGCGGAATGAGAACATCCCGGTCGCGGAGGCAGTGGAGCACATCCAGGAGAGCCACCAGGCGGATGCGAGTATCCAGATTTCTCCGGTGGACTTCGCGAAGCTCCGGACTGAGCGGAGCGATGTGAAGGTGCTCGATGTGCGCACGCGTGAGGAACATGAGGCGGTGGCCATTCCCGGCGCGGAGCTCGTGACCCAGGAACTGGTGCAGGAGGTCTTCACCTCCTGGGACAAGAACGCACCGCTCATCATCTACGATCACACGGGTGACCGCTCGCTGGATGCCACGGCGTATTTCCTGGGGCATGGATTCGCCGAAGCGAAGAGCCTCACCGGCGGCATCGACGCGTACTCTGTGGAGGTGGACCCTTCCCTGCCGCGCTACCGAGTGGAGATTGAGTAA
- the pssA gene encoding CDP-diacylglycerol--serine O-phosphatidyltransferase, with translation MTDREHEPRIYVLPNLMTAGNLLSGFMAILHIVGRFQNEDDHTRYLWAIGFILAACVFDLLDGRLARLSGQSSDFGREFDSLADIVSFGIAPALLVHDIVLAEFEQTTRGLGWLIACIYLVCGAMRLARFNCLAAMPQKEKKASTSFRGCPIPAAAGVIVSLTLMLLWLDGNNREIGRWKYALPFLMVLLSYLMVSKIEYPSFKSLNLRARRSFHWVLISIIVLALTVAYWQWMPSVLFVSYLAYGLVRPWVSRKWRREIEEGHDPVLDENGVSPEVLDEERSNNGNAKTTDPASLI, from the coding sequence ATGACTGATCGCGAGCACGAGCCACGCATTTATGTGCTGCCCAATCTCATGACCGCCGGCAACCTGCTGAGCGGGTTCATGGCCATTCTGCACATCGTGGGACGCTTTCAGAATGAGGATGATCACACGCGCTACCTCTGGGCCATCGGCTTCATCCTCGCCGCGTGCGTGTTTGACCTTCTCGATGGGCGCCTCGCCCGGCTGAGCGGCCAGAGCTCGGACTTCGGCCGTGAGTTCGACTCCCTGGCGGATATCGTGAGCTTCGGCATCGCCCCTGCCCTCTTGGTACATGACATCGTGCTGGCGGAGTTCGAGCAGACCACCCGCGGTCTGGGCTGGCTCATCGCCTGCATCTACCTCGTGTGCGGCGCCATGCGCCTGGCGCGGTTCAACTGCCTCGCCGCCATGCCTCAGAAGGAGAAGAAGGCCTCCACCTCCTTCCGTGGCTGCCCCATCCCAGCCGCGGCAGGCGTCATCGTCTCCCTCACCCTCATGCTGCTCTGGCTGGACGGGAACAATCGCGAAATCGGTCGCTGGAAGTACGCCCTGCCCTTCCTCATGGTCCTGCTCTCCTACCTCATGGTGAGCAAGATCGAGTACCCCAGCTTCAAGTCGCTGAACCTCCGCGCGCGCCGCTCCTTCCACTGGGTGCTCATCAGCATCATCGTACTCGCCCTCACCGTGGCGTACTGGCAGTGGATGCCCTCCGTGCTTTTCGTGAGCTACCTGGCCTACGGCCTCGTGCGCCCCTGGGTCTCCCGCAAATGGCGGCGCGAGATTGAAGAAGGCCACGACCCCGTGCTGGATGAAAACGGCGTCTCCCCCGAAGTGCTCGATGAAGAACGCTCGAACAACGGCAATGCCAAGACGACCGACCCCGCCAGCCTGATCTGA
- a CDS encoding FkbM family methyltransferase yields MQIQDSVALESENAAWDERLRIARTQPIAPSLRSRIELAVGCDDCAVIPKVSGAGDVMEIGGVPVQKMHNGVMVHAGGYYGSWMMEVIQRLKGHHEPQEEKAFYEVMRVLRTAETIIELGAFWSYYSLWFLREYPHANAYLVEPDPYNLEIGRRNFELNGRKGTFIQASVDSCSSGPMPFACENDGGKTRLISRLSVDDLVAEMNIPIVDVLFADIQGAETAMLAGIKETVRAGKIRYVFVSTHHYDISQDYRTHERCLNALRELGARIVVEHTVEESFSGDGLIVATFEAGSDLEIKLSYCRHQDSLFGSSEHRIAAVADTMSLLQEQLAEKNPLLNGKGKGPAKKEHTMVAARLAAAQRALSNQLLQSVSAGRVALPKSIRRLRKLARDWRLDRMAAKRINALRAHGRTEVVVTLHGVFEILSAEQVISGALKTHHQWEMDMFRRVMRLVESHVGTPLKSATMLDIGANCGMVGIQAVFSGLMKRCISIEPHPDNFALLHANTRVNGLKSSFHLGWCALGGQSGSCAIEESPENSGDHRVRLGTHPVGEERYRENVRSVVQVPMVRLDDFLKQVPGDFKNKIGLCWMDVQGFEGHVLEGGLDGFGSHGWPSVLEFWPYGLKRAGYDSAKLKQLLSRIWSKFLVLENPDDQAWRGWDSLAALWDEVGTEGNFVNLLCVR; encoded by the coding sequence ATGCAGATTCAGGATTCTGTTGCTCTTGAAAGCGAGAACGCGGCTTGGGACGAGCGCTTGCGTATTGCCAGGACCCAACCAATTGCTCCCAGCCTGAGAAGTCGAATTGAACTGGCTGTTGGCTGTGACGATTGCGCAGTGATACCAAAGGTCTCCGGCGCGGGAGACGTCATGGAGATTGGAGGTGTTCCCGTGCAGAAAATGCACAATGGAGTCATGGTCCATGCGGGCGGCTATTATGGCTCCTGGATGATGGAAGTGATCCAGCGCTTGAAGGGGCATCATGAACCCCAGGAAGAAAAGGCATTCTACGAGGTGATGCGGGTTCTGCGAACGGCTGAAACGATCATCGAACTGGGCGCCTTCTGGTCGTACTACTCGCTTTGGTTTCTTCGGGAGTATCCCCATGCGAATGCCTATCTCGTCGAACCGGATCCCTACAATCTGGAGATTGGCCGGAGAAACTTCGAACTGAATGGCAGGAAAGGGACCTTTATTCAGGCGTCAGTCGACAGCTGCTCCTCCGGTCCGATGCCATTCGCTTGCGAGAACGATGGGGGGAAAACCCGCCTCATCAGCAGGCTGTCGGTCGATGATTTGGTCGCCGAAATGAATATTCCCATCGTGGATGTGCTGTTTGCCGATATCCAGGGGGCTGAGACGGCAATGCTCGCGGGAATCAAAGAGACGGTAAGAGCAGGCAAGATCCGTTATGTTTTTGTCTCCACCCATCACTACGATATTTCTCAAGACTACCGGACGCACGAGAGATGTCTGAATGCGTTGCGAGAGCTGGGGGCCCGGATCGTGGTGGAGCACACGGTTGAGGAATCCTTCTCAGGTGATGGTTTGATCGTGGCGACCTTTGAGGCCGGGAGTGATTTGGAAATCAAACTGAGCTACTGCAGGCATCAGGACTCGCTGTTTGGGTCGAGCGAGCATCGCATCGCTGCGGTGGCGGACACGATGTCCCTATTGCAGGAGCAGCTTGCCGAGAAGAATCCTCTACTGAATGGAAAAGGGAAGGGGCCGGCGAAAAAGGAACACACGATGGTGGCCGCACGACTGGCTGCTGCGCAGCGGGCGCTTTCCAATCAGCTACTGCAGTCAGTCAGCGCGGGCCGGGTTGCGTTGCCAAAGAGCATCCGGAGGTTGCGAAAGCTGGCACGGGATTGGAGGCTGGATCGAATGGCAGCGAAGCGAATCAATGCGCTCCGAGCCCACGGGCGCACCGAAGTCGTGGTCACCTTGCATGGGGTATTCGAAATTCTCAGCGCGGAACAGGTCATCAGTGGAGCCCTCAAGACGCACCATCAGTGGGAGATGGATATGTTCCGGCGCGTCATGCGCCTGGTGGAGAGTCATGTTGGCACCCCCCTCAAATCAGCGACCATGCTCGATATTGGTGCCAACTGCGGCATGGTTGGCATTCAGGCTGTTTTTTCGGGTTTGATGAAGCGCTGCATCTCCATCGAGCCGCATCCTGATAATTTTGCATTGTTGCACGCCAATACCAGGGTGAATGGACTGAAGTCCTCGTTTCATTTGGGCTGGTGTGCCCTGGGTGGACAGAGCGGGTCCTGTGCCATTGAGGAGAGCCCTGAGAACTCAGGAGATCATCGCGTTCGCCTTGGAACGCACCCTGTGGGGGAAGAGCGATATCGGGAAAACGTTCGCAGCGTTGTCCAGGTACCCATGGTTCGGCTCGACGATTTCCTGAAGCAGGTTCCAGGTGACTTCAAAAACAAGATAGGCCTCTGCTGGATGGATGTGCAGGGATTTGAAGGGCACGTGCTTGAGGGTGGGTTGGACGGCTTTGGCTCCCACGGCTGGCCCAGCGTGCTGGAGTTCTGGCCTTACGGACTGAAGCGGGCCGGCTATGATTCGGCGAAGCTCAAGCAGCTTCTGTCCCGGATTTGGAGCAAGTTTTTGGTCCTGGAAAACCCTGACGATCAAGCATGGCGAGGGTGGGACAGCCTGGCCGCCCTTTGGGATGAAGTGGGCACTGAAGGCAACTTCGTGAATCTGTTGTGCGTCAGGTGA
- the purT gene encoding formate-dependent phosphoribosylglycinamide formyltransferase, with translation MSQSQSSVSASIGTPFTPSAVKILFLGSGELGKEVVIELQRFGCEVIAVDSYANAPAMQVAHRSHVISMLDGDALRRVILEEKPDLVVPEVEAIATDVLVELEAQGQRVIPTALAAKLTMNREGIRTLAAETLGLRCSSYKFAATEEEFNEAVKTIGIPCVVKPIMSSSGKGQSVVRSEADIPKAWKYAQEGGRAGKGKVIVEGMVDFDYEITMLTVRHANGTSFCAPIGHLQIDGDYRESWQPQPMSPAALEESERIAGAITNALGGWGIFGVELFVKGDTVWFSEVSPRPHDTGLVTLISQDLSEFALHARAILGLPIPNIRQHGPSASAVILPEGHSKNVSFSNLGEALAEPDTLLRLFGKPEVKGRRRMGVAAARGATIEEAREKALKAAGAVQVTLG, from the coding sequence ATGTCCCAGTCTCAGTCTTCCGTCTCCGCTTCCATCGGCACACCGTTCACGCCTTCTGCTGTTAAAATCCTGTTCCTCGGTTCGGGGGAGTTGGGCAAGGAGGTGGTGATAGAACTGCAGCGGTTCGGCTGTGAGGTGATTGCGGTGGACTCGTATGCCAACGCGCCGGCCATGCAGGTGGCGCATCGCTCGCATGTCATTTCCATGTTGGATGGCGATGCTCTGCGCCGCGTGATTCTGGAGGAGAAGCCGGACCTCGTGGTGCCGGAGGTGGAGGCGATAGCCACGGATGTGCTGGTGGAGCTGGAGGCCCAGGGACAGCGCGTGATCCCCACTGCCCTCGCGGCGAAGCTCACCATGAACCGTGAAGGCATCCGCACACTCGCGGCGGAGACGCTGGGGCTGCGCTGCTCCAGCTACAAGTTCGCGGCCACCGAAGAGGAGTTCAACGAAGCGGTGAAGACCATCGGCATTCCCTGTGTGGTGAAGCCCATCATGAGCAGCTCCGGCAAAGGCCAGAGCGTGGTGCGCAGCGAGGCGGACATCCCCAAGGCGTGGAAGTATGCCCAGGAAGGCGGACGCGCAGGCAAGGGCAAGGTGATTGTGGAGGGTATGGTGGACTTCGACTACGAGATCACCATGCTCACGGTGCGCCATGCCAATGGCACGTCCTTCTGCGCGCCCATCGGGCACCTGCAGATTGACGGCGACTACCGCGAGAGCTGGCAGCCGCAGCCCATGTCACCGGCCGCGCTGGAGGAGAGTGAGCGCATCGCGGGCGCGATTACGAATGCGCTGGGTGGGTGGGGTATCTTCGGCGTGGAGCTCTTTGTGAAGGGGGACACGGTGTGGTTCAGCGAAGTCTCTCCCCGCCCGCACGATACCGGCCTGGTGACCCTGATTTCGCAGGACCTTAGTGAGTTCGCCCTGCATGCACGCGCCATCTTGGGCCTGCCGATTCCAAACATCCGCCAGCATGGCCCCAGCGCCTCAGCGGTCATTTTGCCCGAGGGGCATTCCAAGAATGTGAGCTTCAGCAATCTGGGCGAAGCCCTGGCTGAGCCAGACACGCTTTTGCGCCTCTTTGGCAAGCCCGAGGTGAAGGGACGCCGCCGCATGGGGGTGGCAGCAGCCCGGGGAGCGACCATTGAGGAGGCCCGCGAAAAGGCCCTTAAGGCTGCCGGAGCGGTGCAGGTGACGCTGGGCTAG
- a CDS encoding DUF1501 domain-containing protein, protein MNPYLKLDPASRREFMLRTAKAALGVSVLSGLNNEAFGAAAAAPAGKGGKAKAVIYLYMAGGMSHIDTFDPKTGETKGFKDPIKTNVSGIQLGGYMTKMADQMDKISIIRSMTSKTGVHEDGTYIMHTGYEPRGTIVHPTLGSWAQHFKGRSHKTLPSSVVVGAGTANAGFFPPALAPLPISSPEAGLQNSKSAVGEAMFKKRVSLLNEFDSSFRDKYRSHEVKAYTEFYDETMNLLTSSDLAAFDITQEDSATRQMYGNGFGQGCLLARRLVQSGVRFVEVRTGGWDMHNTIDDAMGRTGAGMDAAFAALLTDLKRTGLLDSTLVVLGSEFGRTPNINENDGRDHYPKVYSTVFAGGGVKGGYVYGSSDPAGKEVADKPVTVQDFIATIGAAMGLPIDETVMSPSGRPFRVGDMKSSVVADIFA, encoded by the coding sequence ATGAATCCCTACCTCAAACTCGACCCGGCATCCCGCCGCGAATTCATGCTCCGCACCGCGAAGGCGGCTCTCGGGGTGAGCGTCCTCTCCGGACTGAACAATGAGGCGTTCGGCGCTGCGGCTGCTGCGCCTGCTGGCAAGGGCGGCAAGGCCAAGGCCGTCATCTATCTCTACATGGCCGGTGGTATGAGCCACATCGACACCTTCGACCCAAAGACGGGTGAAACGAAGGGATTCAAAGATCCCATCAAGACGAATGTTTCCGGCATCCAGCTTGGCGGTTACATGACCAAGATGGCGGACCAGATGGACAAGATCTCCATCATCCGCTCCATGACCTCCAAGACGGGCGTGCATGAAGACGGCACGTACATCATGCACACGGGTTATGAGCCCCGTGGCACGATTGTGCACCCCACGCTGGGTTCCTGGGCGCAGCACTTCAAGGGCCGCTCCCACAAGACCCTTCCTTCCAGCGTCGTGGTTGGCGCCGGCACGGCCAACGCGGGTTTCTTCCCGCCCGCCCTTGCCCCGCTGCCCATCAGCAGCCCGGAAGCCGGTCTGCAGAACTCCAAGTCCGCTGTGGGTGAGGCGATGTTCAAGAAGCGTGTGTCGCTCCTCAACGAGTTCGACTCCTCCTTCCGCGACAAGTATCGCTCCCATGAAGTGAAGGCCTACACCGAGTTCTATGATGAGACGATGAATCTCCTCACGAGCTCCGACCTTGCCGCCTTCGACATCACGCAGGAAGATTCCGCCACCCGCCAGATGTATGGCAATGGCTTCGGCCAGGGCTGCTTGCTTGCCCGTCGCCTTGTGCAGAGCGGTGTCCGCTTCGTGGAAGTGCGCACTGGTGGCTGGGACATGCACAACACCATTGACGACGCCATGGGTCGCACCGGCGCCGGCATGGACGCTGCTTTCGCTGCCCTCCTTACCGACCTCAAGCGCACCGGCCTGCTCGACTCCACCCTCGTGGTGCTCGGTTCCGAGTTCGGTCGTACGCCGAACATCAACGAAAACGACGGTCGCGACCACTACCCGAAGGTGTACTCCACGGTCTTCGCCGGCGGTGGTGTGAAGGGCGGCTATGTGTATGGCTCCTCCGACCCTGCTGGTAAGGAAGTGGCCGACAAGCCTGTGACGGTTCAGGACTTCATCGCCACCATTGGTGCTGCGATGGGCCTTCCGATCGACGAAACGGTGATGTCACCCTCGGGACGTCCGTTCCGCGTGGGCGACATGAAGAGCTCCGTCGTCGCCGACATTTTCGCCTAG
- a CDS encoding DUF1549 domain-containing protein: protein MNTKPLLLGLGIITLAVMPASAATTRVWTDVQGRKLEATFIKLEGETIHIQAANGVVYAMPLNKFSAEDQAAARTMQPHENANALTSVATNATAAAAAAKIDALVAQGIAAGNVKLAAAATKQAADDAKAGKQPKAFVPLKENPLMNDEQFVRRVYLDIAGRIPSYDETTAFLKDSAGDKRAKLIDTLLASDGYSSHMYNYMAEMLRVIDRFEGGGGYVRGLPYIKWLKEEIAKNTPWDQMAAAMMTADGKVWDNGAAGYLLRDSGMPLDNLANTLTIFLGTDVACAQCHDHPFSDWTQRQFYEMAAFFGATTTRYNGRDNGMMMASGSRNLVDEAVQLAESNGGADPRRIRNLIGNVVGANRYVVSDIDVNKTKLPHDYKYKDGNPGDQVVPKLIMWSEEDKRNPAYNELTKTVKKSRKSVEGGVKDAEDLRQKFSNWMTHPSNPRFAMTMANRMWERAFGVALTPTVKNIDNVDESYNPALLRHLSSEMVRVKFNLKEFMRIVYNTKAYQREATTEELAMGMPYYFQGPVLRRMSAEQAWDSFMTLVLGADVDKPKNTESDEYARAVDMDLSNPKLDAGTVLRKVSAAQGLGQNQRKKVSGSLQDAGNMSDDAMMAGGGILNYGGMNLMRAAELPQPAPGGHFLRDFGQSERALIDGGSREGSVPQVLMMMNGKAQEMLTNPQSLIFRNMEKVKNPADKAEAIFLSLLNRKPTLREKDIAKRVTAEGEQGYADMIWALVNSREFCFIQ, encoded by the coding sequence ATGAACACAAAACCGCTGCTTCTTGGCCTGGGTATCATCACCCTCGCAGTGATGCCGGCATCTGCCGCCACCACCCGCGTCTGGACTGACGTCCAGGGCCGTAAACTTGAGGCCACCTTCATCAAGCTTGAAGGGGAAACCATCCATATCCAGGCCGCCAACGGCGTGGTGTATGCCATGCCACTCAACAAGTTCTCCGCAGAGGACCAGGCTGCCGCGCGCACCATGCAGCCGCATGAGAATGCCAATGCGCTGACCTCCGTGGCCACCAATGCCACCGCCGCTGCCGCTGCTGCCAAGATTGACGCCCTCGTGGCTCAGGGCATCGCTGCCGGTAACGTCAAGCTCGCAGCCGCCGCCACGAAGCAGGCCGCCGACGACGCGAAGGCTGGCAAGCAACCGAAGGCGTTCGTTCCCCTCAAGGAGAACCCCCTGATGAACGACGAGCAGTTCGTGCGTCGTGTGTACCTCGACATCGCGGGCCGCATCCCCAGCTACGATGAGACCACCGCCTTCCTCAAGGACAGTGCCGGCGACAAGCGCGCCAAGCTCATCGACACCCTCCTGGCTTCCGATGGCTACTCCAGCCACATGTACAACTACATGGCGGAAATGCTGCGCGTGATTGACCGCTTCGAAGGCGGTGGCGGTTATGTCCGCGGCCTTCCCTACATCAAGTGGCTGAAGGAAGAAATCGCCAAGAACACCCCTTGGGACCAGATGGCCGCCGCGATGATGACGGCTGACGGCAAGGTGTGGGACAACGGCGCCGCCGGCTACCTCCTGCGCGACTCTGGCATGCCGCTGGACAACCTGGCCAACACGCTGACGATCTTCCTCGGTACGGACGTCGCCTGCGCCCAGTGCCATGACCACCCCTTCTCCGACTGGACGCAGCGCCAGTTCTATGAAATGGCCGCCTTCTTCGGCGCCACGACGACCCGCTACAACGGTCGTGACAACGGCATGATGATGGCCAGCGGCTCCCGCAACCTCGTGGACGAGGCGGTGCAGCTTGCTGAGAGCAACGGTGGCGCAGACCCCCGCCGCATCCGCAACCTGATTGGCAACGTGGTCGGCGCGAACCGCTATGTGGTGAGCGACATCGACGTGAACAAGACCAAGCTGCCCCACGACTACAAGTACAAGGACGGCAATCCCGGCGACCAGGTCGTGCCGAAGCTGATCATGTGGTCCGAAGAGGACAAGCGCAACCCCGCCTACAACGAGCTGACCAAGACGGTGAAGAAGAGCCGCAAGTCCGTGGAAGGCGGCGTGAAGGATGCGGAAGACCTTCGTCAGAAGTTCTCCAACTGGATGACGCACCCCTCCAACCCGCGCTTCGCCATGACCATGGCCAACCGCATGTGGGAGCGCGCCTTCGGTGTGGCCCTCACCCCCACGGTGAAGAACATCGACAACGTGGACGAATCCTACAACCCGGCCCTCCTGCGTCACCTGTCCAGCGAAATGGTCCGTGTGAAGTTCAACCTGAAGGAGTTCATGCGCATCGTGTACAACACGAAGGCCTATCAGCGTGAAGCCACCACTGAGGAACTGGCCATGGGCATGCCCTACTACTTCCAGGGACCGGTCCTGCGCCGCATGAGCGCGGAGCAGGCTTGGGATTCCTTCATGACCCTCGTGCTGGGCGCAGATGTGGACAAGCCAAAGAACACCGAGTCCGACGAGTACGCTCGTGCCGTGGACATGGACCTCAGCAACCCGAAGCTGGATGCCGGCACCGTGCTCCGCAAGGTGAGCGCTGCTCAGGGTCTGGGCCAGAATCAGCGTAAGAAGGTGAGCGGCAGCCTCCAGGATGCCGGCAACATGTCTGACGACGCCATGATGGCAGGCGGTGGCATCCTCAACTACGGCGGCATGAACCTCATGCGCGCTGCGGAACTGCCCCAGCCCGCTCCCGGCGGCCACTTCCTTCGTGACTTCGGCCAGTCCGAGCGTGCGCTCATCGATGGCGGCTCCAGGGAGGGCTCTGTGCCCCAGGTGCTGATGATGATGAACGGCAAGGCGCAGGAAATGCTCACCAACCCGCAGTCCCTCATCTTCCGTAACATGGAGAAGGTGAAGAACCCGGCGGACAAGGCTGAGGCCATCTTCCTGAGCCTGCTCAACCGCAAGCCCACCCTTCGTGAGAAGGACATCGCCAAGCGCGTCACCGCGGAAGGCGAACAGGGCTATGCCGACATGATCTGGGCCCTCGTGAACTCCCGCGAGTTCTGCTTCATCCAGTAA
- a CDS encoding iron-sulfur cluster assembly scaffold protein, which translates to MNEDALQQAIANPQNLGEMKDADAVGTVGSPDCGDMVRMWIKYKEKDGKKVIDKASFQSFGCQTAIAVASMATQLIKGKTREEALDMSASELSAPLGPLPPMKIHCGQMVEGALKAALDAENAERAGATPPVKPDLDVTPQPPQAATLHDALANAGKQVGKIKIVMQPPAPAPASAPASPQS; encoded by the coding sequence ATGAACGAAGACGCACTCCAGCAGGCCATCGCCAATCCCCAGAATCTCGGTGAGATGAAGGATGCGGATGCCGTGGGCACGGTCGGCAGCCCCGACTGCGGGGACATGGTGCGCATGTGGATCAAGTACAAGGAGAAGGACGGCAAGAAGGTCATCGACAAGGCCAGCTTCCAGAGCTTCGGCTGCCAGACGGCGATTGCCGTGGCGAGCATGGCCACGCAGCTCATCAAGGGCAAGACCCGGGAAGAGGCGCTGGACATGAGTGCCTCCGAACTCTCCGCACCGCTGGGGCCGCTGCCGCCCATGAAGATTCACTGCGGGCAGATGGTGGAAGGCGCGCTGAAGGCCGCGCTGGATGCGGAAAATGCCGAACGTGCGGGCGCGACTCCTCCGGTGAAACCCGACCTCGATGTCACTCCCCAGCCACCCCAGGCCGCCACGCTGCATGATGCGCTGGCGAATGCAGGGAAGCAGGTGGGCAAGATCAAGATTGTCATGCAGCCTCCGGCACCTGCGCCCGCCTCGGCACCCGCGAGCCCCCAGTCCTGA